GAGTGTCGAGATATGAAGAAAATTTTGATAACATTACTTTTCGCGCTTGCGTTTGTCGCTACTCCGGCGAGCGCTTTCACAATGGATGCTCAGGGCGGCTTTTGCAATCGCGTGAGCAGCATGGGCGATTTCAACATGAGTTTCTATGGCCATCTGTGGTATCCCATTGACCAGATGGTTTTTGCAGGCCTCGGCGTCGGTTATGAGGAACTCGACAACGTTGGGTATGTTCCCGTTTCTGGAAGCCTCTGGGTGCGTCTCCCGATTGGTCGTACTGTGTTGCCGATTGCTACAGGTGATTTCGGCTACATGTTCGGCAAGGACAATCAGATGTTCTGGCGCGCTGGCGGCGGACTCGACATCAAGAATGGTGACCGCACATCAATCATCGTTTCGACGGGTTACCAGTTCTTGAACCACTCCGGCGAAGGCTACTGGTACTTGCAAGCCGGCATTCTCATCGAGATGTAAATTTGTTTTAAATAATACTTGTTTTTTTTCAATAATTATGCCGCATTTGCGGCATCTCTTTTTTCTTCGTCATCCTGAACCCGTAGGGTGAAGACAACCTCAAAAGGCGAGTGTTGCAGCCATGCTTGCATGGATATAACCGAGCCTAAGAGGTTGGGGCCTGCCCCATCCAGTCAAATCTAGTTATCGCATATAACACTTTTATATATAAATTTACATTGGAAAATTTTAAACGTAGGAAAATCTCTTATGGAAAATAAAATGAACAAGTTCGGATTGAAAAGACTGCTCGCTGTTTTGGCGGTTGCCTTCGCATGCGTATGCATGTGGGGATGTTCGGACGATGTATCGTTTGAGTGGGAAAGGACTCGGCGGAATGCTAAGGTTATCGGATTTGTCGATGACTCGTTGGTGATGGTGGGCGATTATCGTTTTTGGTTGGAAGTCACGGAGTCTTGGAACGGGGAACACCTAGAGGAATCTGGAGCTGGAAACCCGCGTTTGTGTGTTTACAATTACCGAGTACAGGAAGAAGGGCCGAGATGGTGCGATTCTGTTGCGGAACGAAATAATTCGGGATGGTTTGGTGGACAATTGACAGATTCGATTATTTGGGGTGGCGATTTTACTGCTAAAATGAGAATGTGGAAAATTGGAGAACGGCCACATGAAATAGCTTTAGCGAGAAGGGTAGAGGATGGGTGTTCCGGTAAATTTAAAATAACCTCCATAAAACAGTGGCTTAATGGAACTTTTATTGCAAGAGGTGATAAATCGTTGAATGTAGAAGGTGATGGTTGCCAGTATGCTGTGTTGGATACGATGACAAGAACGTTAATGTTTAAACGTTTGGATGAACGTTTGAAATGGATTAAAGATTGTGACGATGTGAGGGCGTGGGGTGATGATGTGTATTGCATAATCTTGGATGATGAAGAGGGAAATAGTTTCGTTTTAAAAAACGAAAAAGATACGATTCCAACACCTCGAAAATTTGCAATTGGAGGTTTTTGGGGTGATATGATTAAAATGAGCGGAAACATTTGTAGCATGAATAGTGATGAAATTATCTGTTCCGATGTAATATGGTATGGTAATGAGTTGAGGTTTTATCAAAATGATAAATGTGTTGCGGAGTATTGATGGTGGCTGATTGTATGAAAAGATTTTTTCTTTTAGTGGTTATCTTTTCCATCACATGTTGGGCTGTTCCCAAGCCTATGGAAACGGTCGAAAAATATAATATTGTGTTAGTTCATGGTGCGTATCAAGCTGATAAGGGTATATAAAGCAAAAAAGCGGACTTTCGTCCGCCTTTGTTGTAGTTGTATCTTGCAGTTTATTAATCACGAGATTTAACTGGATCCTTCCGCCTTTTGCGTCAGGATGACGAAGTAGTCATTACCCCTTCGCGATCATTTCCATGAGTTCAGAGTCGAGGCGTTCGGGATTGTTGTACTGCGGTAAATCGTTGTGCAGCGATTCGCCTTTTGAAACGAGACCGAAGTCCAGATTCTTGTAGTTCCAGTAGCTGTAACCCACGTCGGCGTCGCGGAGGATGTCGAGGAAGTCGCGCATCCAGGCGAGCTGATACTTGCGGGGTACTTGTACGTAAACGCCGAACTCGTTGCAGCTTACGGGCAAGTCGTACTTGGCGCGGAAATCAAGAGCGTTCTGGATGCTGGCCTGCAACTGGGCCTTGTCCCACTTGCCATATTCCACATTCAAACGTGTCGTGCCGCCTGCTTCGGGGGCGGCGTAGTCGCCCGGCCACGGGCGTTCAATCTTGAAGAACGGATCGTCGATCCATGCGGCGCCCTGGTGCGTAAATGTCACCGGCGTGTAGGTGTGGAAACTGTAGATGGCATTGTCGTCATCGAGCGGTGTGAGGAATTCGAATTCCCTAGCACTGTTCCACTTGTTCGCGCCAACGACAATCGTGTTCTTCGGGGCGTGCTTGCGGATTTCCCAGAAAATTTCGTCCTTGACTTTGTCCCAAACCTTGGAATCACTTGCGGCCGGTTCATTCAAAAGTTCCATCATCACGCGCGGCATGGAACTGTAGCGTTCAGCCATGAATGCCCAGATCTTGCGCGTGTCCTTGCGGGCGTTCGCATCGGCAAAGAAAGCTTGTTCGTGGTTGCTGGCGAGGTGGAAATCGTGACCCGGGCACTTGTGAAGGTCGAGAATCACGTCCAGATCTGCATCCTGGATGTCCTTGAGCGCCTTGTCCAGGAGCGCAAAGATTTCTTCGTCCGGCTTGAGGTCGTCGCCTTTAAATAAATTAAAGTAGTCAACTGGCAAGCGAACGTGGTTGAACCCCGCATCGTGGATGCGCTTGAAATCGCTTGTTCCAAGGAACGTCTTGATGTGACCTACGACCCCCGGAAAACCGACAGGATCCTTTTCTTCGATGCAGTCTACCTGACTGAACCATCCGCCCAAATTCACTCCGCGCAATCTTTCTTTCTTCATGCGTGCCATCCCATACTTTGGCTGCCGGGGCAGCCGGTTGAATGAATAGGTTATTCGTTTACGATGTTCAAATCTTCGTCGGCGATGTTTAGGTCCATGATGACTTCCATATCGTCGGGAAGGTTATAAAAATCTACAACCAGGCCCACCTTCTTGTCTTCGTCTTTTTGCTTGTCGAACTGGACGACGTCGTAAATTTTCATTTTGACGACAGCTTCCTGCGTCACAGGAATTTCGATGGTCATGCCCTTGCTGATCGGGCCTTCTACAATCTTGCCCTTGAAAACCAGACTGGTCTGGTCTTCGCCGAGCGAGGTCTTCTTCACGTGAAATACAGCCATTATTAAGCCATTAACTTTTTGAATTAATCGGTTTGTTTTGACGTGGCATACAATTTCGCCACACATAAAAATTTAACTTTTTTACATGACTCTCCGTGTTGGTCGAATCCCTTTTTTGGTCTGTGCGCCGTTTTTCTTCAATTCTGTCGGGCGCGAGAATGAATTTCCCGATGTAGCCTTTGTCGATGGCCCGCCGAGTGCCCATAGTGCAGGCCTCAAGGATGGCTCTATCCACCTGTCTCCGGCGTCTTCGATTACGTTTGCGCAAAAGCCGGGCGCCTTTGTGCTCTCGCCTGTGCTTTGCACGTCGTGCTCCTTTGAGGTGCGGTCGGTCAAGCTGTTTTCACGTTACCCGATTGAGGAACTTTCGGGCAAAAAAATTCGCATGACATCGCAGAGCAAGACTTCTGTTACGTTATTGCGGATTCTCCTTGAAAATCGATATGCTCTTCGTCCGGAATATGTGCCGGGGCTTGCGGCTGAGTCGACTGACGATGCTTGCCTTTTGATTGGCGACTTGGCGCTTGAAGAAAATGAACGCCACCGCTTTGCATATAGTTATGATCTGGGAACTCTCTGGCAGGAATGGCAAGGATTACCTTTTGTGTTTGGTGCATGGCTGATTTCGAAGGATGCTCTGTCGACTCGCTTGCGCCCTGTTCTCGATGATTACATGTTGCGCTTGGAAACAAGCATTCGCGAGTTCCGTAAAAATCCGTCGCAAGCGCTGGACGTGTGGCTTGCGAAGTACCCGGTGAATTTGCCGCGCCCTCTTATCGAAGATTACTTTAGTGTGCTCGATTACCATTTTACTAATGAACGTAAACAATCGCTTACGTTGTTTTTCAAATTGGCCGCTCAAATGGGGTTAGTTGATTCCGCTCCGCCGATAGAGTTCCTCGAGTAATTTTATTTTATAGCGGTTGGAATGAGTGTTGGGATGGTAAGGAGAACAAAATGGTAGAGGAAAAAATTCTTATCGTCGACGATGATGATGTTGAATTAAAAAGAGACTCGGATATTCTGAAAGCGGTTGGGTACGAAGTTATCGGCTGCAAATCCGGTGCCGAAGCATTGGAGTACCTGAACAACAATCCCGTGGAGCTTGTGGTGCTTGACGTCAATATGCCAAACATGAATGGTTTCGACGTCTGCCTGAATATCCGCAAGCAGTTCCCGCTAGATGACTTGCCGATTATATTCCTCACGAATCAGGAAAATGAAGCTAGCGTTACGCAAGGATTTCAGTCGGGAGCTTCTGATTTTGTCTGCAAGTCTGCTGCGCCTGATATTCTGCTTGCTAGAATCGGTGTGCATCTGCGCTTGGCTCGTTCGCTGCGCAACTTGCGCGAAATCTCTTTGACGGACGACTTGACGGGCGCCTACAACCGCAGGCATGCCATCTGCTCGCTGCGAGAATTGTTTGCCCGTAGCAAACGCTATGGCACGAATTTTTCGATTATCTATTTTGACCTGAACGGACTCAAGAAAATCAATGACCAGCATGGGCATTTGGCTGGAGACTTGTTGCTCCGTTCTGTCGTGAACGTTTGCAATAAGTTGCTTCGCGAATCGGATATGCTGTTCCGCATGGGTGGTGATGAATTCATGGTCATTTGCCCGGATACCGATTTGAAGGGTGCGTTTGTCTGTGCCGAGAGAATGCAGGCTGCGGTAAAGTCTCTTACGATTGTAGACCAGACGGTCGCCTTTGCGTATGGCACGGCGAGCTCTACCGAAGACTACAAGGACATGGACGAGATGCTCCGCAGTGTCGATGCTTCCATGTACGACTGCAAACGCAAAATGCGCGCCGAACGCAGTTAGTAACTGGTTATTAGTTAATAGTTACTAGTTTAAAGTATGGCGGCAAAGCCGCAAAAAAGAGAAGCCGCGGAAATTTCCGCGGCGTTTTCGCTTTTTTCGCAATTGTCACCCCGGACTAGTTCCGGGGTCGCCATTCTTTTACGCAATCGTAGCCTTGACTGCAGCCAGCAGTTTCTGCATCCTTGCTTCGATGGTAGCCCAGTCGCCAGCCTTCATCAGTTCTGCATTGAAGATGCTCCCGCCAAAAGAAAGCAAGTTCGCGCTAGCCTTGAGGTAGCTTGCTGCATTCTCTGCATTCACGCCACCGCATGCCATCAACGGAATGTCGCGGAACGGACCGCGCAGAGCCTTGATGTATTCCGGACCGCCCACGCAGTTCACCGGGAAAATCTTGATGGCAGTTGCGCCAAGGTCGTAAGCCTTCTGCACTTCGGTCGGAGTGAGGGCTCCCGGGATAATCGGGATGCCTGCGGTATTCGAAAGTCGAATGACTTCGTGACGCGTATTTGGCGTAACGATGAATTCGGCACCTGCAGAAATCGCCTTTTCCACATCGCTCCCGTGACGGACGGTACCTGCGCCGACCTTGATTCCAAGTGGCTTTGCAATGGACTTGAGCTTTGCGATAATTTCGGTTGCTGCTGCGGTGTTCATCGTGACCTCAATCGCCTTGAGCCCGCACTTTGCAGACGCATTCACGCACGCTTCTTCGGCGCCCTGAGGAATGTCGCGGAGAATGCCCACGACCGGCATCGGTTGTAAAAATTCAAGGAAATTCATGACTTTAAAATAGCTTCTGAATAGGGAATGTGACAAGAAAAAATGAAAAAAAGCCGACTATGGTGAGTCGGCTTTTGTACGAAATATGTAAAAGGCTTATCGAACTTTAAATGCTTTTGTTGCCAGAAGCTTGTTGCCCGATACAAGCTTTGCGACCAGTGTACCGCGGTGCGATAGATCGGTGAGGTTCACCTGGGTCTGTATTCCGTTGAAGGTCTGGGTCTTCAGCTGGTTACCGAGAACATCGAAAATTTTAAGCGTCTTGGTGCCTTGAGCCGTAGCCTGCATGAGGAGATTCTTGCCGCTTAGCATCATGCGCGTCTTGTTGAAGCTAGGAACATTTTTGATGCCCATGCGATCGTCCGTTGTCTTGCCCGGGCCATATCCCCACAGGAGCGTTCCCTTGTCTCGAATGACTATGTAGGGATCCTTCGGAGCATCTTGAATATCGCCTTCGTCTTTATCCCAAGTTGGGGTGCCAGCGTAGTCAGGCATGTCTTTTTCGTCTTTGTGAGCGGTGAAACTCCAGGCGTCCGCTATTTTGATCTTGGTGGGCTCTCTGAGGGTTTCGCAGCTTACGCCTTCGGCACCAAAACCAGAAGTGATGCCAAGGTCAAATCTGATAGATTCTCCCACATCGATGGATGAAAGTGTAATGGGCTTTTCCCAGATGTAGGTCTTTGTTTCTTTGTTATAAGTTTCTTCAATTCGTACGGCATTGTCTTTTCGAAGAATTGTCCTCATTTGCTTGTCAAGATTACTGTCGCATGGCTTGCTATATCCAGCCATGTTATAAACCTGGCAAATATCTGAATCAAAAACAACACCGCAAGAGCTGACTTGCTTTTCTGTGGCTTCGAAATAGATGTAGGCGACAACGCTGTCTAACGGGACCAATGTTTCATTGGTAATCTTGATGTTGATGAAGTCGAGGTCTTCGAATGTGTAATGGTAGGCGCTGGCATATGCGCCGTTAAACGGTGTTGCTAAGGTCCTGCAATCATCGCACTTCTTTTCGTAGTAGTCGTTACCGCCATTGCTCACGATTGTAAGGGCCGAGAGGAGGACGGTGGATGCATTAAGGCAGGTTTCGGACAAATGATAATCTTCCCAGCTCTTGTTGTAGGGAACCATGGAGTTTGTTAGACCGGGGTTGGCTCCTCCAAAGAGGGCGCCCACTGGGCATACATAGTTGTAGGCGATGCTAGGAGAATTTCGTCCTTCGGGGTTTGATGCCCTGTGGTGGGGGTGTGCATCGTTCTTGTCGCCCACGCCATATACGAACGAAATATCCCAGGGGTTTACGCCGAACATATAGTTCAACTGGTTGATGCCGAGCTGTTTCATTTCGTCCGCTTTTAAATCGCTAGATGCCATCGTGGGGAATTTTAAGCTTTGCTTTTCGATGTCGGCAGCCACATCGGCATAAGCCAGTACATCGAAGATGTTGCCCATCTGATATTGATTGAAAATCCAATCCTGATCTGTGTGCATAGTGTACCAAGTCGGATCGTAAGATACGGTATTTTGTTTCCAGCCGATACCATGCTTTGGCAATGTAACAGATGTGGAACCAATTTCACTCAAGTCACCTAAGTTTGCAATCATGTTGGCAAGGCAGTCTTCGATTGCGGCGAGTCGTTCTTCTTCGGTAAGGCCGTATTCGGTTGTGGCCTTGGTCTTGTCGGCGAGGATTAATTTATACAAGGCGTACAGGGCGTAGGTATATGAGTTTGCCCAGCTTGTATTTTTTACATTCTTTATGAAAGATTTGTCTATTGTTACAAACCAGCCTCCTTCAAAGAATCCTGCTCCCTCGCCATACTCTTGACCGCTCACAAGGTTCTTGGTGCGGATCATATCATCGGCGTAATCTTTTTTGCCAGTGGCGTACAGGAGCGCTACTGAGGCAAGAGCCAAGTCATCGTTGAATTCGTTATTGCCGTTGTAGGCGGGTGTACTCCAGCCAGCGGCCCATGTGTTGTTCTTGAACTTTTTGCCTCCGTCGTAGGTGCTTTTGCCTTGGGCGAGTGACTTGGCAAAGTCGTACATCTTTTCGGCGACCATCAGGCAGCTGTCTGCAAAGTCCTTGTCGTACTTGGCGTAGTCTTTGCTCAAGATGGCAAGCCCAGCAATGATTTCGCCTGCAATGTTAGAACCGAGTTCTCCGAGACGGACGTTTCTAGTGGCGGGGCCTCCGCGGTCTGTTGCAGCGAAAGATTTGTCTGTGGGTAGTTTGTCTTGGGCTTCTGGGCGACCCCACCAACTGTGGTCAGAGCCAAAGTTGCCCACGGAAACAGGCATGTCATCGATAACGCCCTTGGCGAATTTGAATGCTCTCAAGAAAAAGTCAGCGCCGTGCTTTGCTTCGCGTAATACGTCAGGCACCTTATCGGTGTTTACGAAATCAGCTTGGTTGTAGGCGTAGTGGTCCACATCCTTTGAGGGGTTGGTGGCGGACATCACGGCCAAGGCCATAAATGCGAAAGCCTGCGTCTGTGATTCCTTCAGGTGATCTCCGCAGTCATACCAGCCGCCGGCAAGAGAGCCGGCCAATGATTCATCGAATGCCCCGCGGACGTCTTCTGCATCTGTGACGATGGGACCGCCGCCATCCTTGGTATGGCTTGGGCCGTGGAACCAGGACTCTGAATTGCCGCTACGCTGGATGCCAAAGAACTTGAGCGTGGCGTCTTTTGCCATGGTGTAAACGTCGTTGCTAACAATAAAGGTGCTTGAAATATCGTTACCGACCTTGATGCGCAATCGTTCGTTCGTCGGTACAGATTCGGGAATTTTTCCGATTTGAATAATGCCGGATGGCCCTGTAAATTCAACCTTATAACGCTTTGAGTCGTTTGTTCTAGTGTCTGTGCCGGCGATAATGGTCCAGTCGCTTTGAGTTTCGACTGTGCCTTTGGTGAATTTTCCGGTCAATTTGGTCTTGAGCGATTTGCCGTATGCGTCGACGACTTCGAATTCCGTGGCGGAGCCGACATAGTAAAATTGGCGTTCCTTGTCGCTTTCAAGGTAGCCTGCCTGGTTCACGCGGATCGGTGAAATCTTGGTGTTGATGGCGTCGAAATAGGCTTGGTCCAATGTGTCGGGCATGAGCTCGCCGGCTTTGAATCTCTCAGGAGTTTTTGCCTC
This genomic stretch from Fibrobacter sp. UWB16 harbors:
- a CDS encoding glycoside hydrolase family 5 protein → MKKERLRGVNLGGWFSQVDCIEEKDPVGFPGVVGHIKTFLGTSDFKRIHDAGFNHVRLPVDYFNLFKGDDLKPDEEIFALLDKALKDIQDADLDVILDLHKCPGHDFHLASNHEQAFFADANARKDTRKIWAFMAERYSSMPRVMMELLNEPAASDSKVWDKVKDEIFWEIRKHAPKNTIVVGANKWNSAREFEFLTPLDDDNAIYSFHTYTPVTFTHQGAAWIDDPFFKIERPWPGDYAAPEAGGTTRLNVEYGKWDKAQLQASIQNALDFRAKYDLPVSCNEFGVYVQVPRKYQLAWMRDFLDILRDADVGYSYWNYKNLDFGLVSKGESLHNDLPQYNNPERLDSELMEMIAKG
- a CDS encoding menaquinone biosynthetic enzyme MqnA/MqnD family protein, encoding MTLRVGRIPFLVCAPFFFNSVGRENEFPDVAFVDGPPSAHSAGLKDGSIHLSPASSITFAQKPGAFVLSPVLCTSCSFEVRSVKLFSRYPIEELSGKKIRMTSQSKTSVTLLRILLENRYALRPEYVPGLAAESTDDACLLIGDLALEENERHRFAYSYDLGTLWQEWQGLPFVFGAWLISKDALSTRLRPVLDDYMLRLETSIREFRKNPSQALDVWLAKYPVNLPRPLIEDYFSVLDYHFTNERKQSLTLFFKLAAQMGLVDSAPPIEFLE
- a CDS encoding diguanylate cyclase, whose amino-acid sequence is MVEEKILIVDDDDVELKRDSDILKAVGYEVIGCKSGAEALEYLNNNPVELVVLDVNMPNMNGFDVCLNIRKQFPLDDLPIIFLTNQENEASVTQGFQSGASDFVCKSAAPDILLARIGVHLRLARSLRNLREISLTDDLTGAYNRRHAICSLRELFARSKRYGTNFSIIYFDLNGLKKINDQHGHLAGDLLLRSVVNVCNKLLRESDMLFRMGGDEFMVICPDTDLKGAFVCAERMQAAVKSLTIVDQTVAFAYGTASSTEDYKDMDEMLRSVDASMYDCKRKMRAERS
- a CDS encoding bifunctional 4-hydroxy-2-oxoglutarate aldolase/2-dehydro-3-deoxy-phosphogluconate aldolase, encoding MNFLEFLQPMPVVGILRDIPQGAEEACVNASAKCGLKAIEVTMNTAAATEIIAKLKSIAKPLGIKVGAGTVRHGSDVEKAISAGAEFIVTPNTRHEVIRLSNTAGIPIIPGALTPTEVQKAYDLGATAIKIFPVNCVGGPEYIKALRGPFRDIPLMACGGVNAENAASYLKASANLLSFGGSIFNAELMKAGDWATIEARMQKLLAAVKATIA
- a CDS encoding glycoside hydrolase family 9 protein — translated: MNIKANRITFASAIVAISALPSIAATTPYDLIRPTWPLSWDEKAFEEFDTSVTKKTGMLPEAKTPERFKAGELMPDTLDQAYFDAINTKISPIRVNQAGYLESDKERQFYYVGSATEFEVVDAYGKSLKTKLTGKFTKGTVETQSDWTIIAGTDTRTNDSKRYKVEFTGPSGIIQIGKIPESVPTNERLRIKVGNDISSTFIVSNDVYTMAKDATLKFFGIQRSGNSESWFHGPSHTKDGGGPIVTDAEDVRGAFDESLAGSLAGGWYDCGDHLKESQTQAFAFMALAVMSATNPSKDVDHYAYNQADFVNTDKVPDVLREAKHGADFFLRAFKFAKGVIDDMPVSVGNFGSDHSWWGRPEAQDKLPTDKSFAATDRGGPATRNVRLGELGSNIAGEIIAGLAILSKDYAKYDKDFADSCLMVAEKMYDFAKSLAQGKSTYDGGKKFKNNTWAAGWSTPAYNGNNEFNDDLALASVALLYATGKKDYADDMIRTKNLVSGQEYGEGAGFFEGGWFVTIDKSFIKNVKNTSWANSYTYALYALYKLILADKTKATTEYGLTEEERLAAIEDCLANMIANLGDLSEIGSTSVTLPKHGIGWKQNTVSYDPTWYTMHTDQDWIFNQYQMGNIFDVLAYADVAADIEKQSLKFPTMASSDLKADEMKQLGINQLNYMFGVNPWDISFVYGVGDKNDAHPHHRASNPEGRNSPSIAYNYVCPVGALFGGANPGLTNSMVPYNKSWEDYHLSETCLNASTVLLSALTIVSNGGNDYYEKKCDDCRTLATPFNGAYASAYHYTFEDLDFINIKITNETLVPLDSVVAYIYFEATEKQVSSCGVVFDSDICQVYNMAGYSKPCDSNLDKQMRTILRKDNAVRIEETYNKETKTYIWEKPITLSSIDVGESIRFDLGITSGFGAEGVSCETLREPTKIKIADAWSFTAHKDEKDMPDYAGTPTWDKDEGDIQDAPKDPYIVIRDKGTLLWGYGPGKTTDDRMGIKNVPSFNKTRMMLSGKNLLMQATAQGTKTLKIFDVLGNQLKTQTFNGIQTQVNLTDLSHRGTLVAKLVSGNKLLATKAFKVR